Proteins from a genomic interval of Trifolium pratense cultivar HEN17-A07 linkage group LG6, ARS_RC_1.1, whole genome shotgun sequence:
- the LOC123891581 gene encoding F-box/FBD/LRR-repeat protein At1g13570-like isoform X1 has protein sequence MAIKMDNIDRISDLPSNVIDGILEHLDIQDQVRTSILSTKWRYLWTSVPQLKFDTNFFDSFQYLDNPGPVVVDVITDVIMIHNGPIYKFTLSIPYGDEITMEHLSKWFQILSGRRDIKYLELANFSTAFNQMPDIVFSWKELTDFKFYGFNLSIPPNSCCFKKLVNLYLHCVAFESGALEGLISSCPLLEKLSIQHCDGFEYFDFAAPSLKVLYLDIDQDTKSICLKKAKNLIDLTLVADGGWVSGLIKSLPKIQNLNIHLWFDNKILPIADVIPPMLLKSSFGSIECLKLDGVCLNECRELLYIVSVLKSAPSLVELVIQGYDCIDITPAPDHLEEFECSSCCLNRLQTVDISIKSCPQYAMCLIEFILANSASLETLTFRVGLGPQRVYALVLLGISQDLLLMKRASQRAQVEFLHFGDD, from the exons ATGGCAATCAAGATGGATAACATTGATCGAATCAGTGACTTACCAAGTAATGTCATTGATGGCATCCTAGAACACTTGGACATCCAAGACCAAGTTAGGACTAGTATTTTATCAACAAAGTGGAGGTATTTGTGGACTTCAGTCCCACAACTTAAATTTGACACAAACTTTTTTGATAGTTTCCAGTATCTCGATAACCCTGGCCCTGTAGTTGTTGATGTCATCACGGATGTTATTATGATCCACAATGGTCCGATTTATAAGTTCACTCTTTCCATACCATATGGCGACGAGATCACAATGGAACACCTCAGTAAGTGGTTTCAGATTTTGTCAGGGCGGAGGGACATTAAATATCTTGAGCTAGCGAACTTCAGTACAGCTTTCAATCAAATGCCGGATATTGTCTTTTCTTGGAAGGAATTGACCGACTTTAAATTTTACGGATTTAACTTATCAATTCCTCCTAATTCCTGCTGCTTTAAAAAATTGGTTAATCTCTACTTACATTGTGTTGCATTCGAGTCCGGTGCGCTTGAGGGTCTTATTTCTAGTTGTCCGTTACTTGAAAAGCTCAGCATTCAACACTGTGATGGTTTTGAATATTTTGACTTTGCTGCTCCTTCTCTGAAAGTCTTATATCTAGACATTGATCAAGATACAAAGTCAATTTGTCTCAAGAAAGCAAAGAATCTGATTGATCTTACACTTGTGGCTGATGGAGGTTGGGTATCTGGTTTGATCAAAAGTTTGCCAAAAATTCAGAATCTTAACATTCATTTATGGTTCGATAACAAG ATCCTCCCGATTGCAGATGTTATTCCACCCATGCTGTTAAAAAGCTCATTTGGCTCTATAGAGTGTCTGAAATTGGATGGTGTGTGTTTGAATGAATGTCGAGAACTTTTGTATATTGTTAGTGTACTCAAAAGTGCTCCTAGCTTGGTTGAACTTGTTATACAG GGTTACGACTGTATAGATATTACTCCAGCGCCCGATCATTTGGAGGAGTTTGAATGCAGTAGCTGTTGCCTTAATCGACTCCAGACAGTGGATATCTCCATTAAGTCTTGCCCTCAGTATGCAATGTGTTTGATTGAGTTCATACTTGCAAATTCTGCGTCGTTGGAGACTCTTACTTTTAGAGTTGGTCTTGGTCCTCAGAGAGTATATGCACTTGTGTTGTTAGGAATTTCACAAGACTTGTTATTGATGAAACGAGCATCACAAAGAGCACAGGTTGAGTTCCTTCATTTTGGTGATGATTAG
- the LOC123891581 gene encoding uncharacterized protein LOC123891581 isoform X2 encodes MVRFISSLFPYHIANFSTAFNQMPDIVFSWKELTDFKFYGFNLSIPPNSCCFKKLVNLYLHCVAFESGALEGLISSCPLLEKLSIQHCDGFEYFDFAAPSLKVLYLDIDQDTKSICLKKAKNLIDLTLVADGGWVSGLIKSLPKIQNLNIHLWFDNKILPIADVIPPMLLKSSFGSIECLKLDGVCLNECRELLYIVSVLKSAPSLVELVIQGYDCIDITPAPDHLEEFECSSCCLNRLQTVDISIKSCPQYAMCLIEFILANSASLETLTFRVGLGPQRVYALVLLGISQDLLLMKRASQRAQVEFLHFGDD; translated from the exons ATGGTCCGATTTATAAGTTCACTCTTTCCATACCATA TAGCGAACTTCAGTACAGCTTTCAATCAAATGCCGGATATTGTCTTTTCTTGGAAGGAATTGACCGACTTTAAATTTTACGGATTTAACTTATCAATTCCTCCTAATTCCTGCTGCTTTAAAAAATTGGTTAATCTCTACTTACATTGTGTTGCATTCGAGTCCGGTGCGCTTGAGGGTCTTATTTCTAGTTGTCCGTTACTTGAAAAGCTCAGCATTCAACACTGTGATGGTTTTGAATATTTTGACTTTGCTGCTCCTTCTCTGAAAGTCTTATATCTAGACATTGATCAAGATACAAAGTCAATTTGTCTCAAGAAAGCAAAGAATCTGATTGATCTTACACTTGTGGCTGATGGAGGTTGGGTATCTGGTTTGATCAAAAGTTTGCCAAAAATTCAGAATCTTAACATTCATTTATGGTTCGATAACAAG ATCCTCCCGATTGCAGATGTTATTCCACCCATGCTGTTAAAAAGCTCATTTGGCTCTATAGAGTGTCTGAAATTGGATGGTGTGTGTTTGAATGAATGTCGAGAACTTTTGTATATTGTTAGTGTACTCAAAAGTGCTCCTAGCTTGGTTGAACTTGTTATACAG GGTTACGACTGTATAGATATTACTCCAGCGCCCGATCATTTGGAGGAGTTTGAATGCAGTAGCTGTTGCCTTAATCGACTCCAGACAGTGGATATCTCCATTAAGTCTTGCCCTCAGTATGCAATGTGTTTGATTGAGTTCATACTTGCAAATTCTGCGTCGTTGGAGACTCTTACTTTTAGAGTTGGTCTTGGTCCTCAGAGAGTATATGCACTTGTGTTGTTAGGAATTTCACAAGACTTGTTATTGATGAAACGAGCATCACAAAGAGCACAGGTTGAGTTCCTTCATTTTGGTGATGATTAG